In Phreatobacter aquaticus, a single genomic region encodes these proteins:
- the pth gene encoding aminoacyl-tRNA hydrolase, with the protein MLLIVGLGNPGAKYRMNRHNIGFMAVETIHRRHRFGPWRQRFQGVTADGQIGPEKALLLMPGTFMNESGRAVAEAMRFFKIELKDVVVFHDELDLPPAKLRVKTGGGNAGHNGLRSITALCGNDYRRVRIGIGHPGDKALVHSYVLNDFAKAEMPWVEDLCTASADHAEMLATPDDPGYQNRIHLAMEGRGWGEVKRVGEAKGD; encoded by the coding sequence ATGCTGCTGATCGTCGGCCTCGGCAATCCCGGGGCGAAATACCGGATGAACCGGCACAATATCGGCTTCATGGCGGTGGAGACGATCCACCGGCGCCATCGCTTCGGGCCCTGGCGCCAGCGCTTCCAGGGCGTGACCGCAGACGGGCAGATCGGGCCTGAGAAGGCGCTGCTCTTGATGCCCGGAACCTTCATGAACGAGAGCGGCCGCGCCGTGGCTGAGGCCATGCGCTTCTTCAAGATCGAGCTCAAGGACGTGGTGGTCTTCCACGACGAGCTCGACCTGCCGCCGGCCAAGCTCCGGGTCAAGACCGGCGGCGGCAATGCCGGCCACAATGGCCTGCGCTCGATCACCGCGCTCTGCGGCAACGATTATCGCCGCGTCCGGATAGGCATCGGACATCCCGGCGACAAGGCGCTCGTCCATTCCTATGTGCTGAACGATTTCGCCAAGGCGGAAATGCCCTGGGTGGAAGACCTCTGCACGGCCTCGGCCGACCATGCCGAGATGCTGGCGACCCCGGACGACCCCGGCTACCAGAACCGCATCCACCTCGCCATGGAAGGCCGCGGTTGGGGCGAGGTGAAGCGGGTGGGCGAAGCCAAGGGCGACTGA
- the ychF gene encoding redox-regulated ATPase YchF, translating into MGFKCGIVGLPNVGKSTLFNALTQTAAAQAANYPFCTIEPNVGDVAVPDPRLDILAKAGKSQQIIPTRITFVDIAGIVRGASKGEGLGNQFLANIREVDAIAHVVRCFEDGDITHVEGKVDPLADIETIETELMLADLDSLEKRVTGLEKKAKGGDKEAKEQVDLINRALVHLRDGRPARMTDVKPEEARTFEQLNLLTSKPVLYVCNVEEASADKGNSFSAKVFARAKEEGANAVVVSAKIESEIAVMALEDQKDFLEAVGLEEPGLNRVIRSGYDLLHLVTYFTVGPKETRAWTITKGTKAPAAAGVIHTDFEKGFIRAETIAYADYTALGGEAGARDAGKLRLEGKEYVVADGDVLHFRFAN; encoded by the coding sequence ATGGGCTTCAAATGCGGCATTGTCGGCCTGCCGAACGTCGGCAAGTCGACCCTCTTCAACGCGCTGACCCAGACGGCGGCGGCACAGGCGGCGAACTATCCGTTCTGCACCATCGAGCCGAATGTCGGCGATGTCGCCGTGCCCGATCCGCGTCTCGACATTCTGGCCAAGGCCGGCAAGTCACAGCAGATCATCCCGACCCGCATCACCTTCGTCGACATTGCCGGCATCGTGCGCGGCGCCTCCAAGGGCGAGGGCCTCGGCAACCAGTTCCTCGCCAATATCCGCGAGGTCGATGCCATCGCCCATGTCGTGCGCTGCTTCGAGGACGGCGACATCACCCATGTCGAGGGCAAGGTTGACCCGCTCGCCGACATCGAGACCATCGAGACCGAGCTGATGCTCGCCGATCTCGACAGCCTCGAGAAGCGCGTCACCGGCCTGGAGAAGAAGGCCAAGGGCGGCGACAAGGAAGCCAAGGAGCAGGTCGACCTGATCAACCGCGCCCTGGTCCACCTCCGCGATGGCCGTCCGGCCCGCATGACCGATGTGAAGCCCGAGGAGGCCAGGACCTTCGAGCAGCTGAACCTCTTGACCTCCAAGCCGGTTCTCTATGTCTGCAATGTCGAGGAAGCCTCCGCCGACAAGGGCAACAGCTTCTCCGCCAAGGTGTTCGCCCGCGCCAAGGAAGAGGGCGCCAATGCGGTCGTCGTCTCCGCCAAGATCGAGAGCGAGATCGCGGTCATGGCGCTGGAAGACCAGAAGGACTTCCTGGAGGCCGTCGGCCTCGAGGAGCCGGGCCTCAACCGCGTGATCCGCTCCGGCTATGACCTTCTGCACCTGGTGACCTATTTCACCGTCGGCCCGAAGGAAACCCGCGCCTGGACCATCACCAAGGGCACCAAGGCGCCCGCCGCGGCCGGCGTGATCCATACCGATTTCGAGAAGGGCTTCATCCGCGCCGAAACCATCGCCTATGCCGACTACACCGCCCTTGGTGGTGAGGCTGGTGCCCGCGATGCCGGCAAGCTGCGCCTCGAAGGCAAGGAATATGTGGTCGCCGATGGCGACGTGCTGCACTTCCGCTTCGCCAACTGA
- a CDS encoding MaoC family dehydratase translates to MTSDTPLIAFEDFVPGEISTYGRYAVTREEAIEFSAEFDPQPFHLTDEGGKASLLGALSASGWHSSAMLMRMNCDHFITHSTSMGGPGIEEMKWVKPVFPGDVLSVRRTVLDARVSASKPDRGIVRFRFELLNQNGDVVLIQVNPIFFGRRTAEAAHV, encoded by the coding sequence ATGACATCCGACACGCCCCTGATCGCCTTTGAAGACTTCGTCCCTGGCGAGATCTCCACCTATGGTCGCTATGCGGTGACCCGCGAGGAGGCGATCGAGTTCTCCGCCGAGTTCGATCCCCAGCCCTTCCACCTCACCGACGAGGGCGGCAAGGCCTCGCTGCTGGGCGCCTTGTCCGCCTCAGGCTGGCATTCCTCGGCCATGCTCATGCGCATGAACTGCGACCATTTCATCACCCATTCCACCTCCATGGGCGGGCCGGGCATCGAGGAGATGAAATGGGTGAAGCCGGTCTTTCCCGGCGACGTGCTGAGCGTCCGGCGCACGGTCCTCGACGCCCGCGTCTCCGCCTCCAAGCCCGATCGCGGCATCGTCCGCTTCCGCTTTGAGCTTCTGAACCAGAACGGCGACGTCGTGCTGATCCAGGTGAACCCGATCTTCTTCGGCCGCCGGACGGCAGAGGCCGCCCATGTTTGA
- a CDS encoding MaoC family dehydratase codes for MFDEIAVGSIEVLGSHTFTADEIIRFALKFDPQPFHIDPEAAKQSHFGGLIASGWQTGSWWMRLRVERWKATNAERAAKGLPPLKNGPSGGYTNLVWPKPVYAGDTVTYTTEIVGKRASASRPEWGLLFSRNTGVNQNGVLVFAFDGSVFAAR; via the coding sequence ATGTTTGACGAGATCGCCGTCGGCTCCATCGAGGTGCTCGGATCGCACACATTCACGGCGGACGAGATCATCCGCTTCGCCCTGAAGTTCGATCCCCAGCCGTTCCACATCGATCCCGAGGCCGCGAAACAGAGCCATTTCGGCGGACTGATTGCGTCGGGATGGCAGACCGGCTCGTGGTGGATGCGCCTGCGCGTCGAGCGCTGGAAAGCGACCAATGCCGAGCGCGCCGCCAAGGGCCTGCCGCCGCTGAAGAATGGCCCGTCAGGCGGCTACACGAACCTCGTCTGGCCGAAACCCGTCTATGCCGGCGACACCGTCACCTATACCACCGAGATCGTGGGAAAACGCGCCTCCGCCAGCCGGCCGGAATGGGGCCTCCTGTTCTCGCGCAACACCGGCGTGAACCAGAACGGCGTGTTGGTCTTCGCCTTCGACGGCTCTGTCTTCGCGGCGCGCTAA
- a CDS encoding adenine phosphoribosyltransferase: MAPGLDDELKQAIRTIADYPKPGIMFRDITTLLGNARAFRRAVDQLVQPYAGAKIDQVAGIEARGFILGGAVAHQLSSGFVPIRKKGKLPHQTVRMAYALEYGTDEMEIHVDAIKPGERVVLVDDLIATGGTAEGAVKLLRQIGADVVAACFIIDLPELGGADKLRAMGVDVRTLVTFDGH; the protein is encoded by the coding sequence ATGGCACCAGGCCTCGACGACGAGCTGAAACAGGCGATCCGGACGATCGCGGATTATCCGAAGCCCGGCATCATGTTCCGCGACATCACCACGCTGCTCGGCAATGCGCGGGCCTTCCGCCGCGCGGTCGACCAGCTGGTGCAGCCCTATGCGGGAGCCAAGATCGACCAGGTCGCGGGCATCGAGGCGCGCGGCTTCATCCTAGGGGGGGCTGTGGCGCATCAGCTGTCGTCGGGCTTCGTGCCGATCCGCAAGAAGGGCAAGCTGCCGCATCAGACCGTGCGCATGGCCTATGCGCTGGAATATGGCACCGACGAGATGGAGATCCATGTCGACGCGATCAAACCGGGCGAGAGGGTGGTGCTGGTCGACGATCTGATCGCCACCGGCGGCACGGCCGAGGGCGCGGTGAAGCTCTTGCGCCAGATCGGCGCCGATGTGGTGGCCGCATGTTTCATCATCGACCTGCCGGAGCTCGGTGGTGCCGACAAGCTGCGCGCCATGGGGGTTGATGTGCGCACGCTGGTGACGTTCGACGGGCATTGA
- a CDS encoding S-methyl-5'-thioadenosine phosphorylase translates to MAKAVLGIIGGSGIYDLPGLEAVEEVRVASPWGEPSDVLRRGRLGPTEIVFLPRHGRGHALSPSDINYRANIDVLKRVGVTDLVSLSAVGSFKGELSPGTFVLADQFIDKTYLRQPSFFGKGCVAHVAFSHPVAPLLQKRLAAALEAEAIPHAVGGTAVCMEGPAFSTLAESLFHKAQGWDLIGMTSMPEAKLAREAEIAYAFVGMVTDFDAWHEEVGPVDVAQVVHHLHANADKGRRLVARLARDFPAEHEPCPIHSDRALEHAVITAKEHRDPALVAKLDAVAGRVLAR, encoded by the coding sequence ATGGCAAAGGCGGTTCTCGGCATCATCGGCGGCTCGGGCATCTATGACCTGCCGGGCCTGGAGGCGGTCGAGGAGGTGCGTGTCGCTTCCCCCTGGGGCGAACCCTCCGATGTGCTGCGCCGGGGTCGGCTGGGGCCAACCGAAATCGTGTTCCTGCCGCGCCATGGCCGCGGCCACGCGCTTAGCCCGTCCGACATCAATTACCGCGCCAATATCGACGTGCTGAAACGGGTGGGCGTCACCGACCTCGTCTCGCTGTCGGCGGTGGGCTCGTTCAAGGGCGAGCTCTCACCTGGCACCTTCGTGCTGGCCGACCAGTTCATCGACAAGACCTATCTGCGCCAGCCAAGTTTCTTCGGGAAGGGCTGCGTCGCCCATGTCGCCTTCTCGCATCCCGTTGCGCCGCTCCTGCAGAAGCGGCTGGCAGCGGCGCTGGAGGCGGAGGCCATTCCCCATGCGGTCGGCGGCACCGCCGTATGCATGGAGGGCCCGGCCTTCTCGACGCTGGCCGAAAGCCTGTTCCACAAGGCGCAAGGCTGGGACCTGATCGGCATGACCTCGATGCCCGAGGCCAAGCTCGCCCGCGAGGCCGAGATTGCCTATGCCTTCGTCGGCATGGTCACCGATTTCGACGCCTGGCACGAGGAGGTCGGCCCGGTCGACGTGGCGCAGGTGGTCCACCACCTGCACGCCAATGCCGACAAGGGCCGCCGTCTGGTGGCGCGGCTCGCGCGCGACTTTCCGGCCGAGCACGAGCCCTGTCCGATCCATTCGGACCGCGCGCTGGAGCACGCTGTTATCACGGCGAAGGAGCATCGTGACCCGGCGCTCGTCGCCAAGCTCGATGCGGTGGCGGGCCGGGTTCTGGCGCGCTGA
- a CDS encoding cytochrome c1 — MKITSLRVAATAGLLGGLLGLALVSAQPARAAEQENPPRANWTFAGPFGQFDRAQLQRGFQVYKEVCSACHSVSQLSFRNLAQPGGPQFPADQAAQIAIDWQQKVREIGDDGQPAERTPRLSDRIPGPFANVKAAEAAHGGKAPPDLSLMAKARSYERGFPWFLIDIFPPAYQEHGVDYVRAFLLGYEDGHEVPPGTHYNKYFPGNAVAMPNILQDGQVTYSDGSPATRAQYASDVTAFLMWAAEPHMEQRKRIGFQVLLFVLVLSILLYFTKKKVWAKVEH; from the coding sequence ATGAAAATCACCTCTCTGCGTGTCGCCGCGACGGCCGGCCTTTTGGGCGGCCTTCTCGGGCTCGCGCTCGTGTCGGCCCAGCCGGCCCGGGCTGCCGAACAGGAAAATCCGCCGCGCGCCAACTGGACCTTCGCCGGGCCGTTTGGCCAGTTCGACCGGGCGCAGCTGCAGCGCGGCTTCCAGGTGTACAAGGAGGTCTGCTCGGCCTGCCATAGCGTCAGCCAGCTGTCGTTCCGCAATCTGGCACAGCCGGGCGGGCCGCAATTCCCGGCCGATCAGGCCGCCCAAATCGCGATCGACTGGCAGCAGAAGGTTCGCGAGATCGGCGATGACGGCCAGCCGGCCGAGCGCACGCCGCGCCTGTCGGACCGCATTCCCGGACCTTTCGCCAACGTCAAGGCGGCGGAAGCCGCCCATGGCGGCAAGGCGCCGCCGGATCTCTCGCTGATGGCCAAGGCCCGTTCCTATGAGCGCGGCTTTCCGTGGTTCCTGATCGACATCTTCCCGCCGGCCTATCAGGAACACGGCGTGGACTATGTCCGTGCCTTCCTGCTCGGCTACGAGGACGGTCATGAGGTGCCGCCGGGGACCCACTACAACAAGTATTTCCCGGGCAATGCGGTGGCCATGCCGAACATCCTTCAGGATGGCCAGGTGACCTATTCGGACGGTTCGCCCGCCACCCGCGCGCAATATGCGTCGGATGTCACGGCTTTCCTGATGTGGGCCGCCGAGCCGCACATGGAACAGCGCAAGCGCATCGGCTTCCAGGTTCTGCTGTTCGTTCTGGTGCTGTCGATCCTGCTCTACTTCACCAAGAAGAAGGTCTGGGCCAAGGTCGAGCACTGA
- a CDS encoding cytochrome b, giving the protein MQGHSHYVPKLGIAKWVDARLPLPRLVYDSFVAYPVPKNLNYFWTFGGILSIMLVVQIITGVVLAMHYTPHVDMAFNSIEHIMRDVNYGWLIRYLHANGASMFFIAVYIHMLRGLYYGSYKAPREVLWILGVIIYLLMMATGFLGYVLPWGQMSLWGAVVITNLFSAIPLVGPTVVEFLWGGYSVDNPTLNRFFSLHFLLPFMIAGVVVLHVWALHVTGQNNPTGVEVKDVKKDTIPFTPYATIKDAFGLSVFFLMYMYFVFFQPNYLGHAVNYVPGDPMVTPAHIVPEWYYLPFYAILRAITFDINLLIFTIPAQLGGVIAMFAAILVLAFLPWLDTSRVKSSNYRPLHRQFFWAFVAVCVLLGWLGSKPPEGIFPLLSLTLTGLYFAYFLIVLPLLGLFETPNTLPASIADSVLGKGSAPVTAGAVSSPETKG; this is encoded by the coding sequence ATGCAGGGTCACTCGCACTACGTCCCGAAATTGGGCATTGCCAAGTGGGTTGACGCGCGTCTGCCCTTGCCGCGCCTCGTTTACGATTCCTTCGTCGCCTACCCGGTTCCGAAAAACCTGAACTATTTCTGGACCTTCGGCGGCATCCTCTCGATCATGCTGGTGGTTCAGATCATCACCGGCGTGGTGCTGGCGATGCACTACACGCCGCATGTCGACATGGCGTTCAACTCGATTGAACACATCATGCGCGACGTGAACTACGGCTGGCTGATCCGCTATCTCCACGCCAACGGCGCGTCGATGTTCTTCATTGCCGTCTACATCCACATGCTGCGGGGCCTCTATTACGGCTCCTACAAGGCGCCGCGCGAGGTGCTGTGGATCCTGGGTGTCATCATCTATCTCCTGATGATGGCGACCGGCTTCCTCGGCTATGTGCTGCCCTGGGGTCAGATGTCGCTGTGGGGCGCGGTGGTCATCACCAACCTGTTCTCGGCGATCCCGCTGGTCGGCCCGACCGTGGTTGAATTCCTGTGGGGCGGCTATTCGGTCGACAATCCGACGCTAAACCGCTTCTTCTCGCTGCACTTCCTGCTGCCGTTCATGATTGCCGGCGTCGTCGTGCTGCACGTCTGGGCGCTGCACGTGACGGGCCAGAACAACCCGACCGGCGTCGAGGTGAAGGACGTCAAGAAGGACACGATCCCCTTCACGCCCTATGCGACCATCAAGGACGCCTTCGGCCTGTCGGTGTTCTTCCTCATGTACATGTACTTCGTGTTCTTCCAGCCGAACTATCTGGGACACGCGGTGAACTACGTGCCCGGCGATCCGATGGTGACGCCTGCCCATATCGTGCCGGAATGGTATTACCTGCCGTTCTACGCGATCCTGCGCGCCATCACCTTCGACATCAATCTGCTGATCTTCACGATCCCGGCTCAGCTCGGCGGTGTCATCGCCATGTTCGCGGCGATCCTGGTCCTGGCCTTCCTGCCCTGGCTCGACACGTCCCGCGTGAAGTCGTCGAACTACCGGCCGCTGCACCGCCAGTTCTTCTGGGCCTTCGTTGCGGTCTGCGTGCTGCTTGGCTGGCTCGGCTCCAAGCCGCCGGAAGGTATCTTCCCGCTCTTGTCGCTGACCCTGACCGGGCTCTATTTCGCCTATTTCCTGATCGTCCTGCCCTTGCTCGGCCTGTTCGAGACGCCGAACACGCTGCCTGCCTCGATTGCCGATTCGGTTCTCGGCAAGGGCAGTGCGCCGGTCACGGCAGGCGCGGTGTCCTCGCCCGAGACCAAGGGCTGA
- the petA gene encoding ubiquinol-cytochrome c reductase iron-sulfur subunit, with product MAIVEHAEGDRRDFLFLATGAAAAVGAAAAVWPFISQLAPDASTVAAGAPAEFDLAPIASGSQIKILWRGKPYFIRNRTEAEIKAAVDTDVTKLRHPEPDSARVKAGHAKWLIASANCTHLGCVPLGNQGEFGGWFCPCHGSVFDTSGRIRSGPAPKNLPVPVYEFLSETRVRISGPAVLT from the coding sequence GTGGCAATTGTTGAACATGCCGAGGGCGATCGCCGCGATTTCCTGTTCCTTGCGACGGGCGCGGCAGCAGCCGTCGGCGCCGCCGCGGCCGTGTGGCCGTTCATCAGCCAGCTTGCGCCCGATGCCAGCACGGTCGCCGCCGGTGCGCCGGCCGAGTTCGATCTGGCTCCGATCGCATCCGGCTCGCAGATCAAGATCTTGTGGCGCGGCAAGCCCTATTTCATCCGCAACCGCACCGAAGCCGAAATCAAGGCGGCGGTCGATACCGACGTCACCAAGCTGCGCCATCCCGAGCCCGATTCGGCGCGTGTGAAGGCGGGGCATGCCAAATGGCTGATTGCCTCGGCCAATTGCACCCATCTCGGCTGCGTCCCCCTGGGCAACCAGGGTGAGTTCGGCGGGTGGTTCTGCCCCTGCCACGGCTCGGTGTTCGACACGTCCGGCCGCATCCGCTCCGGTCCGGCGCCGAAAAACCTGCCCGTTCCTGTCTACGAGTTCCTGTCCGAGACGCGCGTCCGCATCAGCGGCCCCGCAGTCCTGACCTGA
- a CDS encoding tRNA (cytidine(34)-2'-O)-methyltransferase, which produces MIRIALYQPDIAQNTGTILRTAACLGIAVDIIEPAGFPVSDKSFRRSGMDYLDHVRWQRHDDFEAFQRDRLRAGGRLVLMTTRGALPYAGFAFQAGDVVMAGRESAGVPDHVHDAADARIVIPMQPGLRSLNVAVSVAMVAGEALRQLGGFASP; this is translated from the coding sequence ATGATCCGCATCGCTCTGTACCAACCGGACATCGCCCAGAACACCGGAACGATCCTGCGGACAGCCGCCTGCCTCGGGATTGCCGTGGATATCATCGAGCCAGCCGGGTTTCCGGTCTCCGACAAGTCATTCCGGCGCTCGGGCATGGATTATCTCGACCACGTCCGCTGGCAGCGCCACGACGATTTCGAGGCCTTCCAGCGCGACCGCCTGCGGGCTGGAGGCAGGCTCGTGCTCATGACCACCCGAGGTGCCCTGCCCTATGCCGGCTTCGCCTTCCAGGCCGGCGACGTGGTGATGGCGGGGCGCGAATCCGCGGGCGTGCCGGACCATGTCCACGACGCCGCGGACGCGCGCATCGTCATCCCCATGCAGCCGGGCCTGCGCTCGCTCAATGTCGCGGTGTCGGTGGCGATGGTCGCAGGTGAGGCGCTGCGCCAGCTCGGCGGGTTCGCCTCGCCGTGA
- a CDS encoding outer membrane protein, which yields MKKLLLASTAIVAFGASAQAADLGSPRMPIAAAVVAPVFNWTGLYLGAQVGGAWANTGYNLDIPATPNSGTGFKTSAFFGGVHIGYRWQVNQFVFGVVSDLELTSARGNDGGFGGTIDQINRRWQGSTRLVAGFAVDRALIYATGGLAYGDFRYSRPNFDAQTITNTKIGYTVGAGVAYAISPNWSVSLEYRYSGYGSQGYAFAAGSQRTLTPYNEHSVRLGVSYMFTTGPSAVVARY from the coding sequence ATGAAGAAGCTGCTTCTCGCCTCCACAGCCATTGTCGCTTTCGGCGCTTCCGCTCAGGCAGCCGATCTCGGATCGCCGCGCATGCCGATTGCGGCTGCGGTTGTCGCGCCGGTGTTCAATTGGACGGGGCTCTATCTTGGTGCGCAGGTGGGCGGCGCCTGGGCCAATACTGGCTACAATCTGGACATTCCTGCCACTCCGAATTCTGGCACGGGTTTCAAGACCAGCGCGTTCTTCGGCGGCGTTCACATCGGATATCGTTGGCAGGTCAACCAGTTCGTGTTCGGTGTGGTCAGTGATCTCGAACTGACGTCGGCGCGTGGCAATGATGGCGGATTTGGTGGCACCATCGATCAGATCAATCGCCGCTGGCAGGGCTCCACCCGTCTCGTTGCGGGCTTCGCGGTCGACCGGGCCCTGATCTATGCGACGGGCGGCCTGGCCTATGGCGACTTCCGCTACTCGCGCCCCAATTTCGATGCCCAGACGATCACCAACACCAAGATCGGCTATACCGTGGGAGCGGGCGTGGCTTATGCCATTTCGCCGAACTGGTCCGTGAGCCTGGAATACCGGTACTCCGGCTACGGGTCCCAGGGATACGCTTTTGCTGCAGGCAGCCAGCGTACGCTCACGCCCTACAACGAGCATTCGGTGCGGCTTGGCGTGTCTTACATGTTCACCACCGGCCCGTCGGCCGTCGTCGCCCGCTACTGA
- a CDS encoding outer membrane protein: MKKLLLAGAAIAALSTGAQAADLGAPRMPIAAAVIAPVFSWTGVYAGAHIGYGFGQSRWSDPATGISVSPNTNGILGGVQIGYNYQINNLVLGLEADASAADLHGWRSCPNAAFTCASRANFLGTVRARAGYAVDRALYYVTGGLAIGNFKHREYTAAPVALVGTYNTTRLGLALGAGVEYAVAQNWTVKAEYMYHYFGNSTALTPTLDPVGDVRIRSDIHTVKLGVNYLFSTGPGAVVARY; the protein is encoded by the coding sequence ATGAAGAAGCTTCTTCTCGCGGGCGCTGCTATCGCCGCCCTTTCCACCGGCGCCCAGGCGGCCGATCTCGGCGCACCGCGCATGCCGATCGCCGCTGCCGTCATCGCACCGGTGTTCAGCTGGACCGGCGTCTATGCCGGTGCCCATATCGGCTACGGCTTCGGCCAGTCGCGCTGGAGCGATCCGGCCACCGGCATTTCGGTCTCGCCGAACACCAACGGCATCCTGGGCGGCGTCCAGATCGGCTACAATTACCAGATCAACAACCTGGTCCTCGGCCTCGAGGCTGATGCCTCCGCGGCTGATCTCCACGGCTGGCGCTCCTGCCCGAATGCGGCGTTCACCTGCGCCTCGCGGGCGAATTTCCTTGGCACCGTGCGCGCCCGCGCCGGCTATGCCGTGGATCGTGCGCTCTATTACGTGACCGGCGGTCTCGCCATCGGCAATTTCAAGCACCGTGAATATACGGCGGCCCCGGTTGCCCTGGTCGGCACCTACAACACCACGCGCCTGGGCCTGGCCCTCGGCGCCGGTGTCGAATATGCGGTGGCCCAGAACTGGACCGTCAAGGCCGAGTACATGTACCACTACTTCGGCAATTCGACCGCTCTGACGCCCACGCTCGATCCGGTTGGCGATGTCCGGATCCGCTCCGACATCCACACCGTCAAGCTCGGCGTGAACTACCTGTTCTCGACCGGCCCGGGCGCGGTGGTCGCCCGCTACTGA
- a CDS encoding outer membrane protein has product MKKLLLASTAIVAFGASAQAADLGSPRMPVASAVVMPAFNWTGFYAGAQVGYGWAHQGWVTPPGLFANPWKSNGIFGGIHAGYNHQINMLVLGVQAEINGAGLTGSNINGLRTYTARTSMFGSLDVRAGIAVDRTLLYAIGGLAYTDNRHRTFETPPGGFGLTDATFRQGRVGWNIGAGAEYAFTQNWTARLEYRYYDFGTASYPDTGTLIAHTHRHYMHTVRLGVSYLFSTGPSAVVARY; this is encoded by the coding sequence AGAAGCTGCTTCTCGCCTCTACTGCCATTGTGGCTTTCGGCGCTTCCGCTCAGGCAGCCGATCTCGGATCGCCGCGCATGCCGGTCGCCTCAGCTGTTGTCATGCCCGCCTTCAACTGGACCGGCTTCTATGCGGGTGCTCAGGTCGGATACGGTTGGGCACATCAGGGGTGGGTCACACCCCCCGGGCTGTTTGCTAACCCGTGGAAGAGCAATGGTATCTTTGGTGGCATTCATGCCGGCTATAATCATCAGATCAACATGCTGGTCCTCGGCGTGCAGGCCGAGATCAACGGCGCCGGCTTGACCGGTTCGAATATCAATGGCTTGCGCACGTACACTGCTCGTACCAGCATGTTCGGCTCGCTGGATGTGCGTGCCGGTATCGCGGTCGATCGCACCCTTTTGTACGCAATCGGCGGCCTCGCCTATACCGACAACCGTCATCGGACCTTCGAGACGCCCCCTGGCGGCTTCGGACTTACCGACGCGACGTTCCGTCAAGGACGCGTGGGCTGGAATATCGGCGCTGGCGCCGAATATGCCTTCACGCAGAATTGGACCGCGCGTCTCGAGTATCGGTACTATGACTTCGGAACGGCAAGCTATCCTGATACCGGAACGCTGATTGCGCACACCCACCGTCACTACATGCATACCGTGCGCCTCGGTGTGAGCTACCTGTTCTCGACCGGCCCGTCGGCCGTCGTCGCCCGCTACTGA